Proteins found in one Neurospora crassa OR74A linkage group II, whole genome shotgun sequence genomic segment:
- a CDS encoding zinc finger protein zpr1 translates to MPEETFTPIGQKVEDIAPAAADAQAEDDEPRGVEEIESLCMNCHENGTTRLLLTQIPYFREIIIMSFSCDKCGFQNNEIQPAGTFQLKGVHVELRLTQMEDFARQVVKSDTATVKFIELDVEVPAGRGQLTNVEGLLTTIVEDLEAGQADRKEQAPEVYEKVEEIIQKGRKMLAGEAFPFRVSVDDPAGNSFITPDMRDGVGKWEKREYLRTKEQNEALGLADTSNEGLTESGDIIPDTVYAFPATCPGCMHPCTTNMKMVDIPHFRQVVIMNTTCDDCGYKSNDVKTGGEVPEKGKKVTIKVRNSVDLARDILKSESCFLECPELNLSVNPGTLGGRFTTVEGLLTQVRDDLHNQIFQTGPEDPAAVHAGDSLPAEEKARWDKFFGDLSAAIKGEREFTIILTDPMASSYVQSLADDPAQPDEQMVVEEYERTDEEEEELGLKDMKTENYSEDH, encoded by the exons ATGCCCGAGGAAACTTTCACCCCCATCGGCCAGAAGGTCGAGGATATcgcgcccgccgccgccgacgctcaggccgaggatgacgagCCCCGCGGTGTCGAGGAGATCGAGTCTCTCTGCATGAACTGCCACGAGAAT GGAACAACACGTCTTCTCCTTACCCAGATTCCCTATTTCCGcgaaatcatcatcatgtccTTCTCTTGCGACAAGTGCGGCTTCCAGAACAATGAGATCCAACCTGCCGGCACCTTCCAGCTCAAGGGTGTCCATGTCGAGCTTCGCCTGACCCAGATGGAGGACTTTGCCCGCCAGGTCGTCAAGTCTGATACCGCCACTGTCAAGTTCATTGAGTTGGACGTCGAGGTTCCTGCTGGCCGCGGTCAGCTTACCAACGTCGAGGGTCTCCTGACCACTATTGTCGAGGACCTCGAGGCTGGCCAGGCGGACCGCAAGGAGCAGGCTCCCGAGGTCTACGAGAAGGTTGAGGAGATCATCCAGAAGGGTCGCAAGATGCTCGCTGGCGAGGCCTTCCCCTTCCGTGTCTCCGTCGACGACCCGGCCGGCAACTCCTTCATTACCCCCGACATGCGCGACGGTGTTGGCAAGTGGGAGAAGCGCGAGTACCTCCGTACCAAGGAGCAAAACGAGGCCCTCGGTCTCGCCGACACCAGCAACGAAGGCCTCACCGAGAGTGGCGACATCATCCCCGACACCGTTTACGCTTTCCCCGCCACCTGCCCCGGCTGCATGCACCCTTGCACCACCAACATGAAGATGGTCGACATCCCCCACTTCCGTCAGGTCGTCATCATGAACACCACTTGCGACGACTGCGGCTACAAGTCCAACGATGTCAAGACCGGCGGTGAGGTGCccgagaagggcaagaaggtcaCCATCAAGGTCAGGAACTCGGTCGATCTTGCCCGCGACATTCTCAAGAGCGAGTCTTGCTTCCTCGAGTGCCCCGAGCTCAACCTTTCCGTCAACCCCGGCACCCTCGGCGGCCGCTTCACCACGGTGGAGGGTCTTCTCACCCAGGTCCGCGACGACCTCCACAACCAGATCTTCCAGACCGGCCCCGAGgaccccgccgccgtccaCGCTGGCGACTCCCTCCCCGCTGAGGAGAAGGCTCGCTGGGACAAGTTCTTTGGCGACCTCAGCGCCGCCATCAAGGGCGAGCGCGAGTTCACCATTATTCTCACCGACCCCATGGCCAGCTCCTACGTCCAGAGCTTGGCTGACGACCCGGCCCAGCCCGATGAGCAGATGGTTGTGGAGGAGTACGAGCGtaccgacgaggaagaggaggagcttgGTCTTAAGGACATGAAGACCGAGAACTACTCTGAAGACCACTAG
- a CDS encoding DUF866 domain-containing protein yields the protein MFALYLTADLAGVTNLRPDDSEGNPFWYTFKVQCTSCREVHDKPVGVSRFENNEMSGSRGEANFVWKCKNCKRESSASIKAAPTAYEQTEPAKKQKLLEFDCRGLEFVEFQPEGSWLAEGVDSNTKFADIDLTEGEWFDYDEKANDEVSIKELKWEINRA from the exons ATGTTTGCGCTTTACCTTACTGCTGACCTTGCTGG AGTCACCAACCTCCGCCCTGACGACAGCGAGGGTAACCCGTTCTGGTACACCTTCAAGGTTCAGTGCACCTCCTGCAGGGAGGTCCATGACAAGCCCGTTGGCGTGAGCCGCTTT GAAAACAACGAGATGAGCGGCAGCCGTGGTGAGGCCAACTTTGTGTGGAAGTGCAAAAACTGCAAGAGAGAGTCGTCAGCTTCCATCAAGGCTGCCCCCACCGCTTATGAGCAGACGGAACCtgccaagaagcaaaagcTTCTCGAGTTTGACTGTAGAGGACTGGAGTTTGTTGAGTTCCAGCCTGAG GGCTCTTGGCTTGCCGAAGGCGTCGACTCCAACACCAAGTTCGCCGACATTGACCTGACCGAGGGAGAATGGTTCGATTATGATGAGAAGGCCAACGATGAAGTTAGCATCAAGGAGCTCAAGTGGGAGATCAACCGGGCTTAA
- a CDS encoding diphthamide biosynthesis protein 1, variant: MEDDRAQVDLGIAADIDEMNPPPPPSVQQKQPKKRFLGRQSAAAGKSSSSSSNSTSQPAGANTSIEDSGAIQVAQPRRAPRMLNQVPDSILHDAALNEAIALLPSNYSFEIHKTIHRIRTLDAKRVALQMPEGLLLFATTISDILTQFCPGIETLIMGDVTYGACCIDDYTARAMGCDLLVHYAHSCLIPVDVTKIKTLYVFVDISIDTSHLLATLERNFAPGKSIAMVGTIQFNATIHGVRSTLQKAGYEVIIPQIAPLSKGEILGCTSPNLSQFLTSSGKQVDMILYLGDGRFHLESIMIHNPSIPAYRYDPYSRKLTHETYGHEEMQDVRRSAIRQAKTAKKWGLILGSLGRQGNPNTLGLIEEKLKANGTPFVNFCLSEIFPGKLAMMSDVECWVQVACPRLSIDWGYAFPRPLLTPYEALIALEEKEDWGKGAYPMDYYGREGLGRTKPAAMEV; this comes from the coding sequence ATGGAGGACGACCGCGCCCAAGTCGACCTCGGCATCGCCGCCGACATCGACGAGATGaaccctccccctcccccctccgtCCAGCAGAAACAACCCAAGAAGCGTTTCCTGGGCCGACaaagcgccgccgccggaaagtcctcctcgtcctcatccaacAGCACCTCCCAACCCGCCGGGGCCAACACCTCCATCGAAGACAGCGGCGCCATCCAAGTAGCCCAACCGCGCCGCGCGCCCCGGATGCTCAACCAAGTGCCCGACTCGATCCTGCACGACGCCGCCCTAAACGAAGCCATCGCCCTTCTGCCATCCAACTACTCCTTCGAGATCCACAAGACCATCCACCGCATCCGCACTTTGGACGCCAAGCGCGTGGCCCTGCAAATGCCCGAGGGTCTGCTCCTCttcgccaccaccatctccgaCATCTTGACCCAATTCTGCCCCGGGATCGAGACCTTGATCATGGGCGACGTCACCTACGGCGCCTGCTGCATCGACGACTACACCGCCCGCGCCATGGGCTGCGACCTGCTAGTGCACTACGCGCATTCGTGCCTCATCCCCGTGGACGTCACCAAAATCAAGACCTTGTACGTCTTTGTGGACATCAGCATCGACACCTCCCACCTCTTGGCAACCTTGGAACGCAACTTTGCGCCGGGTAAATCCATCGCCATGGTGGGCACCATCCAATTCAACGCCACCATCCACGGCGTGCGCTCGACGCTGCAAAAAGCCGGATACGAAGTCATCATCCCGCAAATCGCGCCGCTTTCCAAGGGCGAGATCCTGGGGTGCACATCCCCCAACTTGTCCCAGTTCCTCACCTCGTCCGGCAAGCAAGTCGACATGATTCTGTACCTGGGCGACGGCCGCTTCCACCTCGAGTCCATCATGATTCacaacccatccatccccgcCTACCGGTACGACCCTTACAGCCGCAAACTGACGCACGAAACGTACGGCCACGAAGAGATGCAGGACGTTCGCCGCTCTGCCATCCGCCAGGCCAAGACGGCCAAGAAATGGGGGTTGATCTTGGGTAGTCTCGGACGGCAGGGGAACCCCAATACGTTGGGTCTCATAGAAGAGAAGCTAAAGGCCAACGGCACGCCGTTTGTCAATTTCTGTCTTTCAGAGATTTTCCCGGGAAAGCTGGCGATGATGAGCGATGTCGAGTGCTGGGTGCAGGTGGCGTGTCCGAGACTGTCGATTGATTGGGGGTATGCGTTCCCTAGACCGCTGTTGACGCCGTATGAGGCGCTGATTGcgctggaggagaaggaggattggGGGAAGGGGGCGTATCCGATGGATTATTATGGTAGAGAGGGGTTGGGGAGGACGAAGCCTGCTGCTATGGAGGTTTGA
- a CDS encoding 40S ribosomal protein S6, which produces MKLNISYPANGSQKLIEVEDERKLRHFIEKRMGAEVPADPLGDEWKGYILRITGGNDKQGFPMKQGVIAPNRVRLLLSDGHSCYRARRTGERKRKSVRGCIVGSDLSVLALAIVKQGEQDIPGLTDVVHPKRLGPKRATKIRRFFGLSKDDDVRKYVIRREVQPKGEGKKPYTKAPKIQRLVTPQRLQHKRHRLALKRRQAEKVKEEASEYAQILAKRIAEAKVQKADARKRRASSMRK; this is translated from the exons ATGAAG CTGAACATTTCGTACCCTGCGAACGGCTCGCAGAAGCTGatcgaggtcgaggatgaGCGCAAGCTCCGTCACTTCATCGA GAAGCGC ATGGGCGCTGAGGTCCCCGCCGACCCCCTTGGTGACGAGTGGAAGGGCTACATCCTCCGCATCACCGGCGGTAACGACAAGCAGGGTTTCCCCATGAAGCAGGGTGTCATTGCCCCCAACCGTgtccgccttctcctttccGACGGCCACTCCTGCTACCGTGCCCGCCGCACCGGTGAGCGCAAGAGAAAGTCCGTCCGCGGTTGCATCGTCGGCTCTGATCTCTCCGTCCTTGCCCTCGCCATCGTCAAGCAGGGCGAGCAGGACATCCCCGGCCTTACCGATGTCGTCCACCCCAAGCGTCTCGGCCCCAAGCGCGCCACCAAGATCCGCCGCTTCTTCGGCCTCAGCAAGGATGACGAT GTCCGCAAGTACGTCATTCGCCGCGAGGTCCAGCCCAAGGGTGAAGGCAAGAAGCCCTACACCAAGGCTCCCAAGATCCAGCGCCTCGTCACTCCCCAGCGCCTCCAGCACAAGAGACACCGTCTCGCTCTCAAGCGCCGCCAGGccgagaaggtcaaggaggaggct TCTGAGTACGCCCAGATCCTCGCCAAGCGCATCGCTGAGGCCAAGGTCCAGAAGGCCGATGCCCGCAAGCGCCGCGCCTCCTCCATGCGCAAGTAA
- a CDS encoding 40S ribosomal protein S6, variant 2, with amino-acid sequence MGAEVPADPLGDEWKGYILRITGGNDKQGFPMKQGVIAPNRVRLLLSDGHSCYRARRTGERKRKSVRGCIVGSDLSVLALAIVKQGEQDIPGLTDVVHPKRLGPKRATKIRRFFGLSKDDDVRKYVIRREVQPKGEGKKPYTKAPKIQRLVTPQRLQHKRHRLALKRRQAEKVKEEASEYAQILAKRIAEAKVQKADARKRRASSMRK; translated from the exons ATGGGCGCTGAGGTCCCCGCCGACCCCCTTGGTGACGAGTGGAAGGGCTACATCCTCCGCATCACCGGCGGTAACGACAAGCAGGGTTTCCCCATGAAGCAGGGTGTCATTGCCCCCAACCGTgtccgccttctcctttccGACGGCCACTCCTGCTACCGTGCCCGCCGCACCGGTGAGCGCAAGAGAAAGTCCGTCCGCGGTTGCATCGTCGGCTCTGATCTCTCCGTCCTTGCCCTCGCCATCGTCAAGCAGGGCGAGCAGGACATCCCCGGCCTTACCGATGTCGTCCACCCCAAGCGTCTCGGCCCCAAGCGCGCCACCAAGATCCGCCGCTTCTTCGGCCTCAGCAAGGATGACGAT GTCCGCAAGTACGTCATTCGCCGCGAGGTCCAGCCCAAGGGTGAAGGCAAGAAGCCCTACACCAAGGCTCCCAAGATCCAGCGCCTCGTCACTCCCCAGCGCCTCCAGCACAAGAGACACCGTCTCGCTCTCAAGCGCCGCCAGGccgagaaggtcaaggaggaggct TCTGAGTACGCCCAGATCCTCGCCAAGCGCATCGCTGAGGCCAAGGTCCAGAAGGCCGATGCCCGCAAGCGCCGCGCCTCCTCCATGCGCAAGTAA